One Deinococcus sp. LM3 DNA segment encodes these proteins:
- a CDS encoding metal ABC transporter ATP-binding protein, which produces MSAPALDVQGVSVAYGGGRLALRSATLTLQPGRICGLVGMNGAGKSTLFKTIMGFLPPLRGQVQVFGQPVRQAQKAGVIAYVPQAEDVDWDFPVSVRDVVTMGRQGRMGLLRRPSATDREAVQAALARVSMTDFAERQIGELSGGQRKRAFLARALAQDARLLLLDEPFGGVDVGTSEAITGLLRDLAGSGRSVLVSTHDLGTLETFCDDVALIADRTVLTVGPTAQILTAENLALTFGGRSPLHDPARIPARAPEVR; this is translated from the coding sequence TTGAGCGCCCCCGCGCTGGACGTGCAGGGCGTGAGCGTCGCGTACGGCGGCGGCCGCCTCGCCCTGAGAAGCGCCACGCTGACCCTGCAACCCGGCCGGATCTGCGGTCTGGTCGGCATGAACGGCGCCGGCAAGAGCACACTGTTCAAGACGATCATGGGCTTCCTGCCGCCGCTGCGCGGGCAGGTGCAGGTGTTCGGGCAGCCCGTCCGGCAGGCGCAGAAGGCCGGCGTGATCGCCTACGTCCCGCAGGCCGAGGACGTCGACTGGGACTTCCCGGTCAGCGTGCGTGACGTGGTCACCATGGGCCGCCAGGGCCGCATGGGCCTGCTGCGCCGCCCGTCCGCCACCGACCGCGAGGCCGTGCAGGCCGCCCTGGCGCGCGTCTCCATGACCGACTTCGCCGAACGGCAGATCGGGGAACTGTCGGGCGGGCAGCGCAAACGCGCCTTCCTTGCCCGCGCGCTGGCGCAGGACGCCCGCCTGCTGCTGCTCGACGAGCCCTTCGGCGGCGTGGACGTCGGCACCAGCGAGGCCATCACGGGCCTGCTGCGTGACCTCGCGGGCAGTGGCCGCAGCGTCCTGGTCAGCACCCATGACCTGGGCACCCTGGAAACCTTCTGCGACGACGTGGCCCTGATCGCCGACCGCACCGTCCTGACGGTCGGGCCGACCGCGCAGATCCTCACTGCCGAGAACCTCGCCCTCACCTTCGGGGGCCGCTCGCCGCTGCACGACCCGGCCCGCATTCCCGCGCGCGCCCCGGAGGTCCGCTGA
- a CDS encoding metal ABC transporter permease, protein MDALLTPLLAPLGYDFMLRALLVSSLVGAVCAVLSCFITLKGWSLMGDAVSHAVLPGVVLAYLLNLPFVIGAFVFGLISVSAIGFIQSRSRVKEDTVIGVVFTALFSLGLVMISRVSSDVHLSHILFGDVLGISQDELWQTVIAGAVALGAILILRRDLLLYVFDATHARSIGLNTGFLYAALLVILALTIVSALQTVGVILVVAMLITPGATAYLLTDRFSRMMWLAVATGVLSSLLGTYVSYFLDGATGACIVLTQSVLFGLAFLFAPKHGQLARRRQQRLEREAELQS, encoded by the coding sequence ATGGACGCCCTGCTCACCCCACTGCTGGCCCCCCTCGGGTACGACTTCATGCTGCGCGCCCTGCTGGTCTCCTCGCTGGTCGGCGCGGTCTGCGCGGTCCTGTCGTGCTTCATCACCCTCAAGGGCTGGTCCCTGATGGGCGACGCCGTATCGCACGCCGTGCTGCCCGGCGTGGTCCTGGCGTACCTGCTGAACCTGCCGTTCGTGATCGGCGCGTTCGTGTTCGGCCTGATCAGCGTCAGCGCCATCGGCTTCATCCAGTCCCGCTCGCGCGTCAAGGAGGACACCGTGATCGGCGTGGTCTTCACGGCGCTGTTCTCGCTGGGCCTCGTGATGATCTCGCGCGTGTCCAGCGACGTGCACCTGTCGCACATCCTGTTCGGGGACGTGCTGGGCATCAGCCAGGACGAACTGTGGCAGACCGTCATCGCGGGCGCCGTCGCGCTGGGCGCCATCCTGATCCTGCGCCGCGACCTGCTGCTGTACGTGTTCGACGCCACGCACGCCCGCTCCATCGGCCTGAACACCGGCTTCCTGTACGCCGCGCTGCTGGTCATCCTGGCCCTGACCATCGTCAGCGCCCTCCAGACGGTCGGCGTGATCCTGGTCGTCGCCATGCTGATCACGCCCGGCGCGACCGCGTACCTGCTCACGGACCGCTTCAGCCGCATGATGTGGCTGGCCGTGGCGACCGGCGTGCTGTCCAGCCTGCTCGGCACGTACGTCAGTTACTTCCTGGACGGCGCGACCGGCGCGTGCATCGTCCTGACGCAGAGCGTGCTGTTCGGACTGGCGTTCCTGTTCGCCCCGAAACACGGCCAGCTCGCCCGCCGCCGCCAGCAACGCCTGGAACGCGAGGCGGAGTTGCAGAGCTGA
- a CDS encoding iron-siderophore ABC transporter substrate-binding protein, translated as MNRLPSLLAALLAAALTGAASAQTSPQTSACTTVTHALGQTCVPKLPKRIVTLEWTHTENLLALGVQPVGAADLSGYAQWVRVPAALGASVQDVGTRQQPSLERIRALKPDLIITTRLRATQNYAALSAIAPTIAFDPYAGGSQLAEMRATFQTTARLLGRERTAQQVLSNLDARLDRVRQDLKRSGRAGQSFVFAQAFTARGGAPTLRLFTGNSMLSELLTRVGLVNAWKAPAQPYGFSEVSLEALAGLNTTHFLYVAQSEDDVFGAPSVRPLWQALPFVKAGRAHALNERTWTFGGPLSALTLTGEISRALSGR; from the coding sequence GTGAATCGCCTCCCGTCCCTCCTGGCCGCCCTGCTCGCCGCCGCCCTGACCGGCGCGGCCAGTGCCCAGACCAGTCCACAGACCAGCGCCTGCACCACCGTCACGCACGCCCTCGGGCAGACCTGCGTGCCGAAACTGCCCAAACGCATCGTCACCCTCGAATGGACCCACACCGAGAACCTGCTGGCCCTCGGCGTGCAGCCCGTCGGGGCCGCCGACCTGAGCGGCTACGCCCAGTGGGTCCGCGTGCCTGCCGCCCTGGGCGCCTCCGTGCAGGACGTCGGCACCCGCCAGCAACCCAGCCTGGAACGCATCCGCGCCCTGAAACCGGACCTGATCATCACCACCCGCCTGCGCGCCACGCAGAACTACGCGGCGCTGTCCGCCATTGCCCCCACCATCGCCTTCGACCCCTACGCCGGCGGCTCGCAGCTGGCCGAGATGCGCGCCACCTTCCAGACCACCGCCCGCCTGCTCGGCCGTGAACGCACCGCGCAGCAGGTCCTGAGCAACCTCGACGCCCGCCTCGACCGGGTCCGGCAGGACCTCAAACGCAGCGGCCGCGCCGGGCAGAGTTTCGTGTTCGCGCAGGCCTTCACCGCGCGCGGCGGCGCACCCACCCTGCGGCTGTTCACCGGCAACTCCATGCTCAGCGAACTCCTGACCCGCGTGGGCCTCGTGAACGCCTGGAAGGCCCCCGCGCAGCCGTACGGGTTCAGCGAGGTCAGCCTCGAGGCGCTCGCCGGCCTGAACACCACGCACTTCCTGTACGTCGCGCAGTCCGAGGACGACGTGTTCGGCGCGCCCAGCGTGCGCCCGCTGTGGCAGGCGCTGCCGTTCGTGAAGGCCGGCCGCGCCCACGCCCTGAACGAACGCACCTGGACCTTCGGCGGCCCCCTGAGCGCCCTGACCCTGACCGGCGAGATCAGCCGCGCCCTCAGCGGCCGCTGA
- a CDS encoding FAD binding domain-containing protein, producing MQTVNLTVNGQPREVPAGAHTNLLNTLRSQGLTGCKEGCAEGECGACAVLIARDDGQGGTRWDSVNACLVTLAAVDGAQVVTAEGLGSPAALHPAQRELAVRGGSQCGYCTPGFVVSMAAEYLRPDRVDGQHGAANGFDLHALSGNLCRCTGYRPIADAAYALGTPDAADPLAARRAGPAPAPRPTALNAPDGAFHRPATLAEALNLLAAHPDAKVLSGGTDWGVEVNLRHARAAVTVAVDHLPELRVFEERADSLLLGAGHSLSELERRLDGRVPLLAGWFPQFASRLIRNSATLGGNLGTASPIGDSPPALLALDASVQLVGPGGVREVALADYFTGYRQTVRQPGELIAAVRIPLPLSPLTAFHKIAKRRFDDISSVAVGYALDVQGGVVTRARIGLGGVAATPLRAHETEAALEGQPWTEATVRTAARLLGQTGTPLSDHRASAAYRAAMLEQSLLKFWFESQDTAMQAQEVGA from the coding sequence ATGCAGACAGTGAACCTGACCGTGAACGGCCAGCCGCGCGAGGTGCCCGCCGGAGCGCACACGAATCTCCTGAACACCCTGCGGTCCCAGGGCCTGACCGGCTGCAAGGAAGGCTGCGCCGAGGGCGAGTGCGGCGCGTGCGCGGTCCTGATCGCCCGCGATGACGGGCAGGGCGGCACCCGCTGGGACAGCGTGAACGCCTGCCTGGTGACGCTGGCCGCCGTGGACGGCGCGCAGGTCGTGACCGCCGAGGGCCTGGGCTCGCCCGCCGCGCTGCACCCGGCGCAGCGGGAACTGGCGGTGCGGGGCGGCTCGCAGTGCGGGTACTGCACGCCGGGCTTCGTGGTCAGCATGGCCGCCGAGTACCTGCGCCCGGACCGCGTGGACGGCCAGCACGGCGCAGCTAACGGCTTCGACCTGCACGCGCTGAGCGGGAACCTGTGCCGCTGCACCGGCTACCGCCCCATCGCGGACGCCGCGTACGCGCTGGGCACGCCGGACGCCGCTGACCCCCTGGCTGCGCGCCGCGCCGGGCCCGCCCCGGCCCCGCGCCCCACGGCCCTGAACGCCCCGGACGGCGCGTTCCACCGCCCCGCGACCCTGGCTGAAGCCCTGAACCTGCTCGCCGCGCACCCGGACGCGAAGGTACTGTCTGGCGGCACCGACTGGGGCGTGGAGGTGAACCTGCGCCACGCGCGGGCCGCCGTGACCGTCGCCGTGGATCACCTGCCGGAACTGCGGGTGTTCGAGGAGCGCGCGGACTCGCTGCTGCTGGGCGCAGGCCACAGCCTCAGCGAGCTGGAACGCCGCCTGGACGGGCGCGTGCCGCTGCTGGCCGGGTGGTTCCCGCAGTTCGCTAGCCGCCTGATCCGCAACTCTGCCACGCTGGGCGGCAACCTGGGCACCGCGTCGCCCATCGGGGACAGCCCGCCCGCGCTGCTGGCGCTGGACGCCTCGGTGCAACTCGTCGGCCCCGGCGGCGTGCGCGAGGTCGCGCTGGCCGACTACTTCACCGGCTACCGCCAGACGGTGCGGCAGCCGGGCGAACTGATCGCCGCCGTGCGGATTCCGCTGCCGCTCTCGCCCCTGACCGCCTTCCACAAGATCGCCAAGCGCCGCTTCGACGACATCTCCAGCGTGGCGGTGGGGTACGCGCTGGACGTGCAGGGCGGCGTGGTCACGCGCGCCCGCATCGGCCTGGGCGGCGTGGCCGCCACGCCCCTGCGCGCCCATGAAACCGAGGCGGCGCTGGAGGGGCAGCCCTGGACGGAAGCGACCGTCCGGACAGCTGCGCGCCTGCTGGGGCAGACCGGCACGCCTCTGAGCGACCACCGCGCCAGCGCCGCCTACCGCGCCGCGATGCTGGAACAGAGCCTGCTGAAATTCTGGTTCGAATCGCAGGACACCGCCATGCAGGCACAGGAGGTGGGCGCATGA
- the xdhC gene encoding xanthine dehydrogenase accessory protein XdhC, whose protein sequence is MNWREALNALHARGEAGVLVTVAAARGHTPREAGAKMLVTAEHTWDSVGGGNLEATAVDRARALLATGATTPDLLTLRLTDRAANDHGRQCCGGEVTLLLEPMQAARAHVAVFGVGHVGLELARILSRLPLHLHLVDSRAAQLTPERLSVLSGAAATLHVHHSPIPEMTLHDLPAGTHLLVMTHDHAEDAALIDAALRRSDLGFVGLIGSAAKWIRFQAQLRDLGHPPAALARVTTPIGLPDLIRGPQRKHPAVIALAVAAQLLPLIQAAPALPTLPAAPERTP, encoded by the coding sequence GTGAACTGGCGCGAGGCCCTGAACGCCCTGCACGCGCGGGGCGAGGCGGGTGTGCTGGTCACGGTCGCCGCCGCGCGCGGGCACACGCCCCGCGAGGCCGGCGCGAAGATGCTCGTCACTGCCGAACACACCTGGGACAGCGTGGGCGGCGGGAACCTCGAGGCGACCGCCGTGGACCGCGCCCGCGCCCTGCTGGCGACCGGCGCGACCACACCGGACCTGCTGACGCTGCGCCTGACCGACCGCGCCGCCAATGACCACGGCCGCCAGTGCTGCGGCGGCGAGGTCACCCTACTCCTGGAACCCATGCAGGCCGCCCGCGCGCACGTCGCGGTGTTCGGCGTGGGGCACGTGGGCCTGGAACTCGCGCGGATCCTGTCGCGGCTGCCGCTGCACCTGCACCTCGTGGACTCGCGCGCCGCGCAGCTGACCCCGGAACGCCTGTCGGTCCTCTCGGGCGCCGCCGCGACCCTGCACGTCCATCACTCGCCCATTCCCGAAATGACCCTGCACGACCTGCCCGCCGGAACGCACCTGCTGGTCATGACGCACGATCACGCCGAGGACGCCGCCCTGATCGACGCCGCGCTGCGCAGGTCTGACCTGGGCTTCGTGGGCCTGATCGGCTCGGCCGCCAAGTGGATCCGCTTTCAGGCGCAACTGCGCGACCTGGGCCACCCGCCCGCCGCGCTGGCGCGCGTCACCACGCCCATCGGCCTGCCGGACCTGATCCGGGGGCCGCAGCGCAAGCACCCGGCGGTGATCGCACTGGCGGTCGCCGCGCAACTCCTCCCGCTCATTCAGGCGGCGCCTGCCCTCCCGACGCTGCCCGCCGCCCCAGAAAGGACCCCATGA
- the guaD gene encoding guanine deaminase: MTSPSTAPTLYRATYLHTPRNPFTHPDALDAQSDGGLLVQDGVIRAAGSFADIRAAHPDAPVTDLRGGLLLPGFIDTHVHYPQVRVIGGLGLPLLDWLDQCALPEEARMADLAYARGVARDFIGGLIGAGTTTALVFGSHFAGAVDAFFEEATRTGLRAVTGLVVSDRLLRDELHTTPQRAYDESRALIERWHGVGRTLYAVTPRFSLSASEGILDACAALMRDFPGVRFTSHINENTREIQTVRDLFPGARDYLDTYERAGLVGRHSVLAHNVHPTDRELGVMAAHRCTAAHCPCSNSALGSGFFPLRRHLDAGVHVSLGSDVGGGTGFSLLKEGLQAHFMQNLMPGGVPLSPAHLLYLATLAGAEALDLPHTGSFQPGRAFDAVHLNPAPGTPLDAVFRHAASPERALAAAFATGTPADVARVWIGGDTVLGG; encoded by the coding sequence ATGACCTCCCCCTCCACCGCCCCCACCCTGTACCGCGCCACCTACCTGCACACGCCCCGCAATCCCTTCACGCACCCGGACGCGCTGGACGCCCAGTCGGACGGCGGCCTGCTCGTCCAGGACGGCGTGATCCGCGCCGCCGGGTCCTTCGCGGACATCCGGGCCGCGCACCCGGACGCACCCGTCACCGACCTGCGCGGCGGCCTGCTGCTGCCGGGCTTCATCGACACGCACGTCCACTACCCGCAGGTGCGCGTGATCGGCGGGCTGGGCCTGCCGCTCCTCGACTGGCTCGACCAGTGCGCCCTGCCGGAGGAGGCCCGCATGGCCGACCTCGCCTACGCGCGCGGCGTGGCCCGCGACTTCATCGGCGGCCTGATCGGCGCCGGAACGACCACCGCGCTGGTGTTCGGCTCGCACTTCGCGGGCGCCGTGGACGCCTTCTTCGAGGAGGCCACCCGCACCGGCCTGCGCGCCGTGACCGGACTGGTCGTCAGTGACCGCCTGCTGCGTGACGAACTGCACACCACGCCCCAGCGCGCCTACGACGAGAGCCGCGCCCTGATCGAACGCTGGCACGGCGTGGGCCGCACCCTGTACGCCGTGACGCCCCGCTTCAGCCTGTCGGCCAGCGAGGGCATCCTGGACGCCTGCGCCGCCCTGATGCGCGACTTCCCCGGCGTGCGCTTCACCAGCCACATCAACGAGAACACCCGCGAGATCCAGACCGTGCGCGACCTGTTCCCCGGCGCCCGCGACTACCTCGACACCTACGAACGCGCCGGACTGGTCGGCCGTCACTCGGTCCTGGCGCACAACGTCCACCCGACCGACCGCGAACTGGGCGTCATGGCCGCGCACCGCTGCACCGCCGCGCACTGCCCGTGCAGCAACTCCGCGCTCGGCAGCGGCTTCTTCCCGCTGCGCCGCCACCTGGACGCCGGCGTGCACGTCTCACTGGGCAGCGACGTGGGCGGCGGCACCGGCTTCAGCCTGCTGAAAGAGGGATTGCAGGCGCACTTCATGCAGAACCTGATGCCCGGCGGCGTCCCCCTGAGCCCCGCCCACCTGCTGTACCTCGCCACGCTCGCCGGGGCCGAGGCGCTGGACCTGCCGCACACCGGGTCCTTCCAGCCGGGCCGCGCCTTCGACGCCGTGCACCTGAACCCCGCGCCCGGCACGCCCCTGGACGCCGTGTTCCGCCACGCCGCCAGCCCCGAACGCGCCCTGGCCGCCGCCTTCGCCACCGGCACGCCCGCCGACGTCGCCCGCGTCTGGATCGGCGGGGACACCGTCCTGGGCGGCTGA
- a CDS encoding metal ABC transporter substrate-binding protein translates to MKMLLLSAALLCVAGTLSACGPAGQTNQTTPQGTDTGSDTGDRPRVLTTFTILADMTRNVAGDRIEVVSITKPGAEIHGYQPTPSDLIRAQDADLILNNGLNLERWFTRFTQDSEAPTITLTEGIEPVNISADAYAGKPNPHAWMSPKNALIYVENIRRALTDLDPDGADTFQTNADAYAAQIREVDQQLSTQLGQLPPNRRALVTCEGAFSYLARDYGLKELYLWPVNAEEGQGTPRQIRAVIDGVRAQGIPAVFCESTVPDKGMRQVAAEAGARYGGDLHVDSLSDEVPTYLDLLRKDADTILAGLTQGQP, encoded by the coding sequence ATGAAGATGCTGCTGCTTTCCGCCGCTCTGCTGTGCGTGGCCGGCACACTGTCCGCCTGCGGCCCGGCCGGACAGACCAACCAGACCACCCCGCAGGGCACCGACACCGGTTCCGACACCGGCGACCGCCCCCGCGTCCTGACCACCTTCACCATCCTGGCTGACATGACCCGCAACGTCGCCGGCGACCGCATTGAGGTCGTGTCCATCACCAAGCCCGGCGCGGAAATCCACGGGTACCAGCCCACGCCCAGCGACCTGATCCGCGCGCAGGACGCCGACCTGATCCTGAACAACGGCCTGAACCTCGAACGCTGGTTCACCCGTTTCACCCAGGACAGCGAGGCCCCCACCATCACGCTGACCGAGGGCATCGAACCCGTGAACATCTCGGCCGACGCCTACGCCGGCAAACCCAACCCGCACGCCTGGATGTCCCCGAAAAACGCCCTGATCTACGTCGAGAACATCCGCCGGGCGCTGACCGACCTCGACCCGGACGGGGCCGACACCTTCCAGACCAACGCAGACGCCTACGCCGCGCAGATCCGCGAGGTCGACCAGCAGCTCTCCACGCAGCTGGGCCAGCTGCCCCCGAACCGCCGCGCGCTGGTCACCTGCGAGGGGGCCTTCAGTTACCTCGCCCGCGACTACGGCCTGAAGGAACTGTACCTGTGGCCCGTCAACGCCGAGGAAGGCCAGGGCACACCCCGCCAGATCCGCGCCGTGATCGACGGCGTGCGCGCCCAGGGCATCCCCGCCGTGTTCTGCGAGAGCACCGTCCCCGACAAGGGCATGCGGCAGGTCGCCGCCGAGGCCGGCGCCCGCTACGGCGGGGACCTGCACGTGGACTCGCTGTCCGACGAGGTCCCCACCTACCTCGACCTGCTACGCAAGGACGCCGACACCATCCTCGCGGGCCTCACGCAGGGGCAGCCTTGA
- the xdhB gene encoding xanthine dehydrogenase molybdopterin binding subunit translates to MSLHERPDAAPVGEAIPHESAALHVTGHALYTDDLGVRLQNLLHAWPVGSPHAHARVTGLDTQAALAVPGVVRVLTAADVPGVNDAGVKGDEPLFPTVAMYHGHPVAWVLADSEDAARLGAAAVQVSYEPLPSVITVREAITAGAFQGAQSTLARGDVAVGFAQAAHVFTGEFDIGGQEHFYLETNAALAHVDEAGQVFIQSSTQHPTETQEITAHVLGLPSSHVTVQCLRMGGGFGGKEMQPHGYAAVAALGATLTGRPVRLRLNRTLDMTQTGKRHPFHAAWKAGFDADGRFTALEVTLTSDGGWSLDLSEPVMARALCHLDNAYFIPHVHARGRIARTNKTSQTAFRGFGGPQGMLVTEDILGRVAPLLGLDAHELRARNFYQPGEATPYGQPVRHAERMHDLWAQLLSRSDFRERQAEVAAFNAAHPHRKRGLSVTPVKFGISFNFTAYNQAGALVHVYKDGSVLINHGGTEMGQGLHTKMMQVAATALGVPLSSVRLAPTRTDKVPNTSATAASSGADLNGGAVKDACDQIRANLAAVAAGALGVHPDDVRFEAGRVFPIGHPDRSLDWKTLVHDAYHLRTQLWAAGFYRTPGLHWDRVAMQGEPFKYFSYGASVTEVEVDGFTGAYRVRRADLLHDVGDSLSPLIDLGQVEGGYVQGLGWLTLEELRWDESDGPNRGRLQTQSASTYKLPSFSELPEQFNVGLLERATESGVVYGSKAVGEPPLMLAISAREALREACAAFGPPGRTTPLNSPATPEAVYWALHEARTARHEEVPGD, encoded by the coding sequence ATGAGCCTGCACGAACGCCCGGACGCCGCGCCCGTGGGCGAGGCCATTCCGCATGAGAGCGCCGCGTTGCACGTCACCGGGCACGCGCTGTACACCGACGACCTGGGCGTGCGGCTCCAGAACCTGTTGCACGCGTGGCCGGTCGGGTCGCCGCACGCGCACGCCCGCGTGACGGGCCTGGACACGCAGGCCGCACTGGCCGTGCCGGGCGTCGTGCGCGTACTGACCGCCGCCGACGTGCCCGGCGTGAACGACGCGGGCGTCAAGGGCGACGAACCGCTGTTCCCCACGGTCGCCATGTACCACGGCCACCCGGTCGCGTGGGTGCTGGCCGACTCCGAGGACGCCGCCCGTCTGGGGGCCGCCGCCGTGCAGGTCAGTTACGAGCCGCTGCCGTCGGTCATCACGGTCCGCGAGGCCATCACCGCCGGGGCCTTCCAGGGCGCGCAGTCCACCCTGGCGCGCGGCGACGTGGCGGTCGGCTTCGCGCAGGCCGCGCACGTGTTCACGGGCGAGTTCGACATCGGCGGGCAGGAGCACTTCTACCTCGAAACGAACGCCGCGCTCGCGCACGTGGACGAGGCCGGGCAGGTCTTCATCCAGTCCAGCACGCAGCACCCGACCGAGACGCAGGAAATTACCGCGCACGTCCTGGGCCTGCCGTCCAGCCATGTGACCGTGCAGTGCCTGCGCATGGGCGGCGGCTTCGGCGGCAAGGAGATGCAGCCGCACGGCTACGCGGCGGTCGCGGCGCTGGGTGCGACCCTGACCGGGCGGCCCGTCCGGCTGCGCCTGAACCGCACGCTGGACATGACCCAGACCGGCAAACGCCACCCGTTCCACGCGGCGTGGAAGGCCGGGTTCGACGCCGACGGCCGCTTCACGGCGCTGGAGGTCACCCTGACCAGCGACGGCGGCTGGAGCCTCGACCTGTCCGAACCGGTCATGGCGCGCGCCCTGTGCCACCTGGACAACGCGTACTTCATCCCGCACGTCCACGCGCGCGGCCGGATCGCCCGGACGAACAAGACCTCGCAGACGGCCTTCCGGGGGTTCGGCGGGCCGCAGGGCATGCTGGTCACCGAGGACATCCTGGGCCGCGTGGCCCCGCTGCTGGGCCTGGACGCCCACGAGCTGCGGGCGCGCAACTTCTACCAGCCGGGCGAGGCGACCCCCTACGGCCAGCCGGTGCGGCACGCCGAGCGGATGCATGACCTGTGGGCGCAATTGCTGTCCCGCAGCGACTTCCGGGAACGGCAGGCGGAGGTCGCCGCGTTCAATGCCGCGCACCCGCACCGCAAGCGCGGCCTGAGCGTCACGCCGGTCAAGTTCGGAATCTCGTTCAACTTCACGGCGTACAACCAGGCGGGCGCCCTCGTGCACGTGTACAAGGACGGCTCGGTGCTGATCAACCACGGCGGCACCGAGATGGGCCAGGGCCTGCACACCAAGATGATGCAGGTGGCCGCCACCGCGCTGGGCGTGCCACTGTCCTCGGTGCGCCTCGCGCCGACCCGCACGGACAAGGTGCCGAACACCAGCGCCACCGCCGCCAGCAGCGGCGCGGACCTGAACGGCGGGGCGGTCAAGGACGCCTGCGACCAGATTCGCGCGAACCTCGCTGCCGTGGCCGCCGGAGCGCTGGGCGTGCACCCGGACGACGTGCGTTTCGAGGCCGGGCGCGTGTTCCCCATCGGGCATCCGGACCGCAGTCTGGACTGGAAGACCCTGGTGCACGACGCGTACCACCTGCGCACGCAGCTGTGGGCGGCGGGTTTCTACCGCACGCCGGGCCTGCACTGGGATCGCGTGGCGATGCAGGGCGAGCCGTTCAAGTACTTCAGTTACGGCGCCAGCGTCACCGAGGTCGAGGTGGACGGCTTCACCGGCGCGTACCGCGTGCGCCGCGCCGACCTGCTGCACGACGTCGGGGACAGCCTCTCGCCGCTGATCGACCTGGGGCAGGTCGAGGGCGGGTACGTGCAGGGCCTGGGCTGGCTGACCCTGGAGGAACTCCGCTGGGACGAGTCCGACGGCCCGAACCGGGGTCGCCTCCAGACCCAGTCGGCCAGCACGTACAAGTTGCCCAGTTTCAGCGAACTGCCCGAACAGTTCAACGTGGGCCTGCTGGAACGAGCCACGGAATCCGGCGTGGTGTACGGCAGCAAGGCCGTGGGCGAGCCGCCGCTGATGCTGGCGATCTCGGCCCGCGAGGCGCTGCGTGAGGCCTGCGCCGCCTTTGGCCCGCCCGGACGGACCACACCGCTGAACAGCCCCGCCACACCCGAGGCCGTGTACTGGGCGCTGCATGAGGCCCGCACCGCTCGGCATGAAGAGGTGCCCGGTGACTGA